One segment of Desulfosudis oleivorans Hxd3 DNA contains the following:
- a CDS encoding AMP-binding protein, with translation MSISLKTLVRGCSGFVNFGAMIRLTLGSRLRAWRTFFIFEGREYTYGEVYAQAKRYAEFFDALRCRSIGAGRMGENDRLALAIYQENTPEYLFASFAAGLSNATLFAVNTGFRGKTLAGVVEKAKALFLLTDEVSAPEVAAVLPELKTLGREHVLITGNAGPQSAGFTPIETAMADMALNGGQAKCPAVDNTRPVLVIYTSGTTGLPKGVPCTHLKMIGAGAVVQSTVRLKKEDRGYICMPLFHSNAWYVGVLSIMIAGASFVLKRKFSASAFESDILEHGVTFMNYVGQPLHYILTALEKKYGSAEDVEAALAHHPKNRFRIAYGNGATVVDRVKVKKCLNMEHVFEIYGSTEAVITTANKPGDPIESMGRVPGSVVILNEAGAVCEPGVVGEDGRLVNYDAAVGEICKKAGKDNLRFDGYYDDNAATCKKFRDDGYFHSGDLGHIRVVNNRRYLYFNGRTDDWIRKDGENFSAESAAEYAAKIPSVALAVAYGAPCAVSDEKVMATIQMRENVAFDPQQAFDALMAQQKTGGMDPKWMPDYIRIIDAFNVTSTQKILVRPFKQQHFNLEKHPDMVVYHRRRGDTAYHRLTPEAYADIKAEFEKNGRASLLG, from the coding sequence TTGTCCATTTCATTAAAAACACTGGTTCGGGGATGTTCAGGGTTTGTCAATTTCGGTGCCATGATCCGGCTGACGCTGGGGTCGCGGCTGCGGGCGTGGCGGACCTTTTTTATTTTCGAGGGCAGGGAATATACCTATGGCGAGGTGTATGCCCAGGCAAAGCGGTACGCGGAGTTTTTTGACGCGCTGCGGTGCCGGAGCATCGGGGCCGGGCGAATGGGAGAAAACGACCGGCTGGCCCTGGCCATTTACCAGGAGAACACGCCGGAGTACCTTTTTGCCTCTTTTGCCGCGGGCCTGAGCAATGCCACGCTGTTTGCCGTGAACACCGGCTTTCGGGGCAAGACCCTGGCCGGGGTGGTGGAAAAGGCAAAGGCCCTTTTTCTGCTGACCGATGAGGTGAGCGCGCCCGAGGTGGCGGCGGTGCTGCCGGAATTAAAAACCCTGGGCCGGGAACATGTTCTGATCACCGGGAATGCCGGGCCGCAAAGCGCGGGGTTTACGCCCATCGAAACCGCCATGGCGGACATGGCCCTGAACGGCGGGCAGGCAAAATGCCCGGCCGTGGACAATACCCGCCCGGTGCTGGTGATCTACACGTCCGGCACCACGGGCCTGCCCAAGGGCGTGCCCTGCACCCATTTAAAGATGATCGGGGCCGGGGCCGTTGTCCAGAGCACGGTGCGGCTGAAAAAAGAGGACCGGGGTTATATCTGCATGCCCCTGTTTCACTCCAATGCTTGGTATGTGGGGGTTTTGTCCATCATGATTGCCGGGGCCTCCTTTGTGCTCAAGCGTAAATTTTCCGCCAGCGCTTTTGAATCCGACATTCTGGAGCATGGCGTCACCTTCATGAATTACGTGGGCCAGCCCCTTCACTACATTCTGACGGCCCTGGAGAAAAAATACGGTTCTGCAGAAGACGTGGAAGCGGCCCTGGCGCACCATCCGAAAAATCGGTTCCGTATCGCCTACGGCAACGGCGCCACCGTGGTGGACCGGGTAAAGGTCAAAAAATGCCTGAACATGGAGCATGTTTTTGAAATCTACGGCTCCACCGAGGCGGTGATCACCACGGCCAACAAGCCGGGAGACCCGATAGAGTCCATGGGCCGGGTGCCGGGGTCGGTGGTGATTTTAAATGAGGCCGGAGCCGTCTGCGAGCCGGGCGTGGTGGGCGAAGACGGGCGGCTGGTCAATTATGACGCGGCCGTGGGCGAGATATGCAAAAAGGCGGGGAAAGACAACCTGCGGTTTGACGGCTACTATGACGACAACGCGGCCACCTGCAAGAAGTTCCGCGATGACGGCTATTTTCACTCCGGGGACCTGGGCCACATTCGCGTGGTCAACAACCGGCGCTATCTCTATTTTAACGGCCGCACCGATGACTGGATTCGCAAGGACGGGGAGAACTTTTCCGCTGAAAGCGCGGCCGAGTATGCCGCCAAAATTCCCAGCGTGGCTCTGGCCGTGGCCTATGGCGCGCCCTGTGCGGTGTCGGATGAAAAGGTCATGGCCACAATCCAGATGCGTGAAAACGTCGCCTTTGATCCGCAACAGGCCTTTGACGCCCTGATGGCCCAGCAGAAGACCGGCGGCATGGACCCCAAGTGGATGCCCGACTATATTCGCATCATTGACGCCTTTAACGTGACCAGTACCCAGAAGATCCTGGTGCGGCCGTTCAAGCAGCAGCATTTCAACCTGGAAAAGCACCCGGACATGGTGGTGTATCACCGCCGGCGCGGAGACACTGCCTACCACCGGCTCACGCCCGAGGCCTATGCCGATATAAAGGCGGAATTTGAGAAAAACGGTAGGGCCAGCCTGCTGGGGTAG
- a CDS encoding type II toxin-antitoxin system RelE/ParE family toxin, giving the protein MKIVWSPLAVERASEIADYISQDKPAAATNWINVLFSKVDQLRANPEIGRIVPEINDRQFRELIYGNYRIIYHIGAKQISILTVRHGRQILPTDEIKA; this is encoded by the coding sequence ATGAAAATCGTATGGTCTCCCCTTGCTGTTGAAAGGGCATCAGAAATCGCGGACTACATTTCACAGGACAAGCCCGCGGCGGCGACCAATTGGATTAATGTATTGTTTTCAAAAGTCGATCAGCTCCGGGCGAACCCGGAAATCGGGCGGATCGTTCCTGAAATAAATGATCGTCAGTTCAGGGAGTTGATTTACGGCAACTATCGCATCATCTATCACATCGGCGCAAAACAGATATCCATACTTACGGTTCGGCATGGCAGGCAGATATTGCCGACAGATGAAATCAAGGCATAG
- a CDS encoding type II toxin-antitoxin system Phd/YefM family antitoxin gives MQKLKIDQDIRSMSEVRNALASYIKQVHDTRRPVVITQHGKGVAVLLGANEFEAMQEKIDLLSDVQSALSQLAKGEGLSHQKAKAGLLKRVPK, from the coding sequence ATGCAAAAGCTTAAAATCGATCAGGACATCAGGTCAATGTCGGAAGTCCGAAATGCCCTGGCGTCTTATATCAAACAGGTCCATGACACCAGGCGTCCGGTGGTCATTACGCAGCACGGCAAAGGTGTGGCCGTGCTTTTGGGGGCAAATGAGTTTGAAGCCATGCAGGAAAAAATTGACCTTCTTTCAGATGTCCAATCCGCTCTCAGTCAACTGGCAAAAGGAGAAGGCCTTTCCCACCAGAAGGCAAAAGCCGGTTTGTTGAAGCGAGTTCCCAAATGA